A single Thermosynechococcus vestitus BP-1 DNA region contains:
- a CDS encoding homospermidine biosynthesis protein, whose translation MSAFATPITPAPIPDNISLTELIDKYFTAYNSARLREICQLLSQRVFKPEVTVGLSLSGAMTPTGLGISALAPLVRAGFVDYIISTGANLYHDIHYALGMDLYAAHPFVDDVQLRKESKIRIYDIIFDYDVLLETDAFLRQVLRSETFQRRMGTAEFHYHLGHYVRELEVQRGQPHSCLLATAYECGVPIYTSSPGDSSIGMNVAAIALEGSKLIIDPAIDVNETAAIAYFAREAAGGKGKSAALIIGGGSPKNFLLQTQPQIHEVLGLEERGHDYFIQITDARPDTGGLSGAVPSEAVSWGKVDPQGLRDTVVCYTDSTIALPILTAYCLNRCQPRPLKRLYDRRGEMVERLQQLYLQAQLQHKVKELPTEAPVATYPCGTPIRRP comes from the coding sequence ATGTCTGCATTTGCTACCCCCATTACCCCCGCACCCATTCCTGATAACATCAGCTTAACAGAACTGATTGACAAATACTTCACCGCCTATAACTCAGCACGGCTACGGGAAATTTGCCAACTGTTGAGTCAACGGGTGTTTAAGCCAGAGGTGACGGTTGGCCTGAGCCTTTCAGGGGCGATGACCCCCACGGGGTTGGGGATCTCAGCCTTGGCGCCTCTCGTGCGGGCTGGCTTTGTCGATTACATTATTAGCACGGGGGCAAACCTCTACCACGATATTCACTATGCCCTGGGCATGGATCTCTATGCGGCACATCCTTTTGTCGATGATGTGCAATTGCGCAAAGAAAGCAAAATTCGCATTTATGACATCATCTTTGACTACGATGTGCTCCTGGAAACCGATGCCTTTTTGCGGCAGGTGCTGCGCAGTGAAACGTTCCAACGCCGCATGGGTACAGCTGAGTTTCACTATCACTTGGGGCACTACGTGCGCGAACTGGAGGTGCAGCGGGGACAGCCCCATTCCTGTTTGTTGGCCACAGCCTATGAGTGCGGTGTGCCCATTTACACCTCCTCGCCGGGAGATAGCTCCATTGGCATGAATGTGGCGGCGATCGCCCTCGAAGGGTCAAAACTGATCATTGACCCCGCCATTGATGTCAATGAAACCGCAGCCATTGCCTACTTTGCCCGCGAAGCCGCTGGGGGCAAGGGCAAAAGTGCTGCCTTGATTATTGGTGGGGGGAGCCCGAAAAACTTCCTGCTGCAAACTCAGCCGCAAATCCACGAAGTCTTGGGGCTCGAGGAACGGGGGCACGATTACTTTATTCAGATTACCGATGCCCGTCCGGATACCGGTGGCCTGTCGGGTGCCGTGCCCAGTGAAGCGGTCAGTTGGGGCAAAGTGGATCCCCAAGGGTTGCGCGATACCGTTGTTTGCTACACCGATAGCACGATTGCCCTGCCCATTCTCACCGCCTACTGCCTCAATCGCTGTCAACCCCGTCCTCTGAAACGGCTCTACGATCGCCGCGGCGAAATGGTCGAACGCCTCCAGCAGCTCTACCTGCAAGCCCAACTTCAGCACAAGGTGAAGGAGCTGCCCACTGAAGCCCCTGTTGCCACCTATCCCTGTGGTACGCCGATTCGTCGCCCTTAG
- a CDS encoding metal ABC transporter ATP-binding protein, translating into MTSSPAIDLQDVTVAYHRHLALHGATLQLPAGTICGVVGMNGAGKSTLFKAIMGFVKPIRGQVRIHGLPRQQVQRQSLVAYVPQSEDVDWQFPLRVWDVVMMGRYSRMNWLRQPRGSDRQRVRESLEQVDLWPLRQRQIGELSGGQKKRMFLARAFAQEAQVLLLDEPFAGVDVKTEKLMIDLLMAEREKGHTILISTHDLSSITTFCDQVVLVNRSILAYGRTSEVFTPENLARAFEGSLRIPRRCD; encoded by the coding sequence ATGACTTCTAGCCCTGCCATTGACTTACAAGATGTAACGGTGGCCTATCATCGCCATCTCGCCCTCCATGGGGCAACGCTGCAACTGCCCGCCGGCACGATCTGTGGGGTTGTGGGCATGAATGGTGCCGGTAAATCCACCCTTTTCAAGGCCATCATGGGATTTGTCAAGCCCATCCGAGGTCAGGTGCGCATTCATGGACTCCCCCGCCAGCAGGTACAACGGCAGTCCCTTGTGGCCTATGTGCCCCAAAGCGAAGATGTGGATTGGCAATTTCCGCTGCGGGTCTGGGATGTGGTGATGATGGGGCGCTACAGCAGGATGAACTGGCTGCGCCAACCGAGGGGGAGCGATCGCCAGCGGGTACGGGAAAGCCTAGAGCAGGTGGACCTCTGGCCCTTGCGGCAGCGCCAAATTGGCGAACTCTCCGGCGGACAAAAGAAACGGATGTTTCTTGCGCGGGCCTTTGCCCAAGAAGCACAGGTGTTGCTCTTGGATGAACCCTTTGCGGGTGTGGATGTGAAAACGGAGAAACTGATGATTGATCTGCTCATGGCGGAGCGGGAGAAAGGGCACACGATTCTCATCTCCACCCACGATCTCTCCTCGATAACCACCTTCTGTGATCAGGTGGTGCTGGTGAACCGCAGCATCCTAGCCTATGGCCGCACCAGTGAGGTATTTACGCCAGAAAATCTAGCACGCGCCTTCGAGGGATCCCTGCGGATCCCCCGGCGCTGTGACTAA
- a CDS encoding metal ABC transporter substrate-binding protein, whose product MRGLSWLLVGILLLGGCAVPAAENRQETHSSPTPRDERPLVLTTFTVLADMAQQVAGDRLRVESLIKPGAEVHSYEFTPSDLVRGQEAVLILENGLGLEHWGDRFYKSLPNVPKVTLTEGITPIPIQEGTYRGQANPHAWMSPQNALIYVENIRKALTNLDPAGAKIYAANAKAYQAQIRALDQELRQALAPLPAHKRYIVTCEGAFSYLAREYDLTEVYLWPLNADQEGTPRQIARVIDIVRRQQIPAVFCESTVNANPQQQVARESGATFAGIFYVDSLSPPAGNAPTYLDLLKSNINTLIRGLSGRTAP is encoded by the coding sequence ATGCGTGGTCTGAGTTGGTTACTGGTAGGAATTCTCTTGCTGGGTGGGTGTGCAGTCCCAGCCGCGGAGAATCGCCAAGAAACGCACTCCAGCCCAACCCCTAGAGATGAACGCCCCTTAGTGCTGACCACGTTTACCGTCCTGGCCGATATGGCGCAGCAGGTGGCGGGCGATCGCCTGCGGGTAGAGTCACTGATTAAACCGGGAGCTGAAGTTCACAGCTATGAATTTACCCCCAGTGACTTGGTGCGGGGCCAGGAAGCCGTCCTCATTTTAGAAAATGGTCTTGGCCTCGAACATTGGGGCGATCGCTTCTACAAGAGCTTACCGAATGTGCCCAAGGTCACCCTCACAGAGGGGATTACCCCCATTCCCATTCAAGAGGGTACCTACCGAGGACAAGCCAACCCCCATGCTTGGATGTCGCCCCAAAATGCCCTGATTTATGTTGAAAACATTCGTAAAGCCCTCACAAACCTCGATCCTGCTGGTGCCAAGATCTATGCCGCCAACGCCAAAGCCTATCAAGCCCAAATTCGCGCCCTTGATCAAGAGCTACGTCAAGCCCTTGCTCCCCTTCCTGCCCACAAACGCTACATTGTCACCTGTGAAGGTGCCTTCTCTTACCTCGCGCGAGAGTATGACCTTACAGAGGTCTATCTCTGGCCACTGAATGCCGATCAGGAGGGGACGCCCCGCCAAATTGCGCGGGTGATTGACATTGTGCGACGGCAACAGATTCCCGCCGTCTTTTGCGAAAGTACCGTCAATGCAAATCCCCAACAACAGGTGGCACGGGAGTCGGGCGCTACCTTTGCTGGCATTTTCTATGTGGACTCCCTATCGCCCCCTGCGGGGAATGCCCCCACTTACCTTGACCTACTCAAGTCCAACATCAACACCCTGATCCGTGGTCTCAGCGGGAGGACAGCCCCATGA
- a CDS encoding peptidylprolyl isomerase: protein MKSSPLEGDRLVRYTEGRQSWEETVKRRKRWLAVLVILLCCWGTFLLPPLAIALPVAPPLIAALPQGNAITDPKALLRWALPIDNPTVRELQKDLEQISFWVRGKQWSKIVSNISKAKTIIRDRTADLLQSIPAEKQEAAKTLLAELETSLDTLQEAAKAKDRSQLLPAKAAALDKVGELEAMMVQNFSYTPPKGYEHLPRLLGRATVEMETTKGKLTIVVDGYSAPLTAGNFVDLVQRHFYDGLPFTRAEESYVLQAGDPPGPEVGFIDPKTNQYRAIPLEILVEGDKYPLYGITLEDAGRYLEHPVLPFSAYGTVALARPNDDPNGGSSQFFFLLFEPELTPAGLNLLDGRYAVFGYVVEGEETLRQLRQGDKILSAKVVDGLENLVQPA from the coding sequence ATGAAAAGCTCCCCCTTGGAGGGCGATCGCCTCGTCCGATACACTGAGGGGAGACAGTCATGGGAAGAAACGGTGAAACGACGCAAACGCTGGCTCGCTGTTTTGGTGATACTCCTTTGCTGCTGGGGGACCTTCCTGTTGCCGCCGCTGGCGATCGCCCTGCCTGTTGCACCGCCATTAATTGCTGCCCTGCCCCAAGGGAATGCCATTACTGATCCCAAAGCTCTGCTCCGCTGGGCCTTACCTATTGACAATCCAACGGTGCGAGAACTGCAAAAGGATCTGGAACAAATCTCTTTTTGGGTGCGGGGCAAACAGTGGTCAAAAATTGTCAGCAACATCAGCAAGGCGAAAACCATTATCCGCGATCGCACCGCTGACCTCCTCCAAAGTATCCCTGCCGAGAAACAGGAGGCAGCCAAAACCCTCTTGGCAGAGTTAGAGACCTCCCTCGATACGCTTCAGGAAGCCGCCAAAGCCAAAGATCGCAGCCAACTCTTACCCGCTAAAGCCGCTGCCCTCGACAAAGTGGGGGAGTTGGAGGCCATGATGGTGCAAAACTTTAGCTACACCCCTCCCAAAGGCTATGAGCACTTGCCGCGATTGTTGGGTCGTGCCACTGTGGAGATGGAAACTACTAAAGGCAAGCTCACGATTGTTGTCGATGGCTATAGTGCCCCCCTAACCGCTGGCAACTTTGTGGACTTGGTCCAACGCCACTTCTACGATGGCCTCCCCTTTACCCGGGCTGAGGAATCCTATGTGCTGCAGGCAGGGGATCCACCGGGACCAGAGGTTGGCTTCATTGATCCAAAAACCAACCAATACCGCGCTATTCCCCTTGAAATTTTGGTTGAGGGGGATAAGTATCCCCTCTATGGCATCACCCTTGAGGATGCAGGGCGTTACCTAGAACATCCTGTGCTGCCCTTTTCCGCCTATGGTACCGTTGCCTTAGCACGTCCCAACGATGATCCCAATGGCGGCTCGTCACAATTTTTCTTTTTACTCTTTGAACCTGAACTCACACCCGCCGGGCTAAACCTCTTGGATGGTCGCTATGCTGTCTTTGGTTACGTGGTCGAGGGAGAAGAAACCCTGCGGCAACTGCGCCAAGGGGATAAGATTCTCTCCGCTAAGGTGGTGGATGGCCTTGAAAATCTGGTACAACCGGCGTAG
- a CDS encoding pentapeptide repeat-containing protein: MMAKVAPALLLLLISTSAWAANPAHLEQLRRTGNCPNCDLSYARLRGRNLQGADLRGANLNAANLRGANLSGANLSGAVLNHADLTKANLTNANLTGASLLITRLDQALLGGATLVDAILGGRDRLARVQTFRDATLPNGEKAFFLEESSHRP; this comes from the coding sequence ATGATGGCCAAGGTTGCTCCTGCCCTTTTGCTCCTCCTGATCAGCACTTCTGCTTGGGCCGCCAATCCAGCCCATTTAGAACAACTACGGCGCACGGGCAACTGCCCCAACTGTGATCTCAGCTATGCCCGCTTGCGGGGTCGGAATCTTCAGGGAGCTGATTTGCGGGGGGCAAACCTCAATGCCGCCAATTTGCGCGGCGCCAACCTGAGCGGTGCCAACCTCAGTGGTGCTGTGCTCAATCATGCTGATTTAACGAAAGCCAATCTCACCAATGCCAACCTCACTGGGGCCAGCCTCCTCATCACCCGTTTGGATCAAGCCCTTCTTGGGGGGGCAACGTTAGTGGATGCGATTCTCGGGGGGCGCGATCGCTTGGCACGGGTGCAGACTTTCCGTGATGCCACATTGCCCAATGGTGAAAAAGCCTTCTTTTTAGAAGAGTCCAGCCACCGTCCCTAG
- a CDS encoding Era-like GTP-binding protein codes for MSSLPILDATAKCLEELLVWHQVHHPQLSAQWQPLYELRDRLHQSAWHIVVLGQVGRGKSALLNALYGEAIFPVGAIHGTTQWPRTVRWHCQDQIVDLTDTPGLDEVAGSDRETMTWSVLETADLVLFVTQDSLTPVECQARDRLHTLRIPHKLILTKADLYPPMAEGIAVSSTTGQGIPELRQLLQQWLQQEAPQARALRILHQASQVEQSLGAALGPQDTSAWSWLSAQMVASLLLPGGLFDVVLAMISTLAYIRKACQAYGVPFPLPAFGGLSQFVLLWYAAIYLSSWSGFTFGSELWGVNTNVLLQGGVIFWGYQQIRRRLDPYLQQGYQWGHHGPQRLLQQLTQTRANVTASG; via the coding sequence GTGAGTAGCCTCCCCATCCTAGACGCAACGGCTAAATGTCTAGAGGAACTCCTTGTCTGGCATCAGGTACACCATCCCCAATTAAGTGCCCAATGGCAACCCCTCTATGAATTGCGGGATCGACTGCACCAGAGCGCATGGCACATTGTTGTCCTTGGCCAAGTGGGCCGGGGCAAGTCCGCCCTTTTGAATGCCCTCTATGGCGAAGCCATTTTTCCCGTGGGTGCTATTCATGGCACCACCCAATGGCCGCGCACCGTTCGCTGGCACTGTCAAGATCAAATCGTCGATCTCACAGATACCCCCGGGCTGGATGAAGTGGCGGGTAGTGACCGCGAAACCATGACATGGAGTGTCCTTGAGACGGCTGATCTTGTTCTTTTTGTGACCCAAGACAGCCTCACCCCCGTCGAATGCCAAGCTCGCGATCGCCTGCACACCCTTAGGATTCCCCACAAGCTCATTCTCACCAAGGCGGATCTCTACCCACCCATGGCTGAAGGTATCGCCGTGAGCAGCACAACGGGTCAGGGGATTCCAGAACTGCGACAGCTGCTTCAACAGTGGCTACAACAGGAGGCGCCTCAAGCCCGTGCTCTACGAATTCTCCACCAAGCCAGTCAAGTTGAACAGAGCCTCGGGGCAGCGCTGGGTCCTCAAGACACGTCGGCATGGTCTTGGTTAAGCGCCCAGATGGTGGCCAGTCTGCTGCTGCCGGGGGGATTGTTCGATGTGGTGCTGGCCATGATCAGTACCCTTGCCTATATCCGCAAAGCGTGCCAAGCCTACGGTGTGCCTTTTCCCCTGCCGGCCTTTGGGGGTCTGAGTCAGTTTGTCTTGCTGTGGTATGCGGCGATTTATCTCTCCAGTTGGTCAGGCTTCACCTTCGGCAGTGAACTCTGGGGAGTCAATACCAATGTTCTTCTACAGGGGGGAGTGATCTTCTGGGGTTACCAACAGATTCGCCGCCGGCTCGACCCCTATCTTCAGCAGGGCTATCAGTGGGGACACCATGGACCCCAACGACTGTTGCAGCAACTCACTCAAACCCGCGCCAATGTAACGGCCTCCGGCTGA
- the dcd gene encoding dCTP deaminase, with product MIKNDIWIRAMAAQGMIQPFEPTLVRRVAEQPVISFGLSSYGYDIRLSPKEFRIFRHVPGTVVDPKNFNPANLEFAPLHEDANGMFFILPAHSYGLGVALERLQVPENVTVLCIGKSSYARAGIIANLTPAEAGWRGHLTLEFSNSSSADCRIYANEGVVQLLFFEGEPCDVSYETRRGKYQDQPEAVTLARV from the coding sequence ATGATTAAAAATGACATTTGGATTCGGGCCATGGCTGCCCAAGGCATGATTCAGCCCTTTGAGCCAACATTGGTGCGGCGGGTGGCTGAACAGCCTGTGATTAGTTTTGGTCTTTCTTCCTACGGTTATGATATTCGCCTCAGCCCCAAGGAGTTTCGTATCTTTCGCCATGTGCCGGGGACAGTGGTGGACCCAAAGAATTTTAACCCTGCGAATTTAGAATTTGCTCCCCTCCATGAGGATGCCAATGGCATGTTTTTTATTTTGCCCGCCCATTCCTACGGCCTTGGGGTCGCCCTAGAACGGCTACAGGTACCCGAAAATGTCACAGTTCTCTGTATTGGTAAAAGTTCCTATGCACGGGCGGGGATTATTGCCAACTTGACACCGGCAGAAGCGGGCTGGCGAGGCCATCTGACCTTGGAATTCTCGAATTCCTCCAGTGCCGACTGCCGTATCTATGCCAATGAGGGAGTTGTGCAGTTGCTCTTTTTTGAGGGTGAGCCCTGTGATGTGAGTTATGAAACACGGCGGGGCAAATACCAAGATCAGCCGGAGGCCGTTACATTGGCGCGGGTTTGA
- the argS gene encoding arginine--tRNA ligase, with the protein MVAPIKILGDRLRRALQAALPLDTYPQPLLVPASQVKFGDYQSNVCLSLAKQLGKAPRELAQEVVPHLEVEDLCQPVEIAGPGFLNFRLKPEFLAATLQAARGSDRLGIPPAREPRRVVVDFSSPNIAKEMHVGHLRSTIIGDCIARILEFQGHTVLRLNHVGDWGTQFGMLIAYLDEVYPDALTTANALDLGDLVTFYKKAKQRFDSDPEFQQKARAKVVALQQGEEQSRRAWQLLCEQSRREFQKIYDLLDIQLTERGESFYNPFLPAVIEDLAACGLLVEDQGAKVVFLEGFTNKEGQPQPLIIQKSDGGYNYATTDLAALRYRIDKDQADWIIYVTDVGQSTHFAQVFQVAQRAGWVPPHVTLTHVPFGLVLGEDGKRLKTRSGETIRLIDLLTEAIARSRADLEQRLATEGRTESPEFIDTVARAIGIGAVKYADLSQNRNSNYVFSYDKMLSLQGNTAPYLLYAYVRVQGLTRRGDIDWCTLSPDSPLLLEDETEQHLAKHLVQLEETLDLVSTELLPNRLCQYLFELSQLFNQFYDRCPILSAPQPTKQSRLTLAYLTAQTLKLGLSLLGIPVLDRI; encoded by the coding sequence ATGGTTGCTCCTATAAAGATTTTGGGCGATCGCCTCCGCAGGGCTCTGCAAGCTGCCCTTCCCCTAGACACCTATCCCCAGCCCCTGTTAGTCCCAGCCAGTCAAGTCAAGTTTGGCGACTATCAATCCAATGTTTGCCTCAGCCTCGCCAAGCAACTGGGCAAAGCGCCCCGTGAGCTCGCCCAAGAGGTTGTGCCACATCTGGAGGTGGAGGACCTCTGTCAACCCGTTGAAATTGCCGGGCCCGGCTTCCTGAACTTTCGCCTGAAACCAGAGTTTTTGGCCGCCACTCTGCAGGCTGCTCGCGGGAGCGATCGCTTGGGGATTCCGCCAGCACGGGAGCCACGACGGGTGGTGGTTGATTTTTCCAGCCCCAACATTGCCAAGGAAATGCACGTGGGTCACCTGCGCTCCACAATTATTGGTGACTGTATTGCCCGCATTCTTGAATTTCAAGGCCACACAGTCCTGCGGCTCAACCATGTGGGGGACTGGGGTACCCAATTTGGCATGCTGATTGCCTACTTGGATGAGGTTTATCCTGACGCTCTGACTACCGCCAATGCCCTTGACTTGGGGGACTTAGTCACATTTTACAAAAAAGCCAAACAACGCTTTGACAGCGATCCGGAGTTTCAGCAAAAAGCACGGGCAAAGGTGGTGGCACTGCAGCAGGGGGAAGAGCAGAGTCGCCGTGCTTGGCAGCTTCTGTGTGAGCAATCCCGCCGCGAGTTTCAAAAGATCTACGATCTGCTGGATATTCAACTGACCGAGCGAGGGGAGTCCTTCTACAATCCCTTTTTACCGGCGGTGATTGAAGACTTGGCTGCTTGCGGCCTACTGGTGGAAGATCAGGGGGCAAAGGTGGTCTTCCTTGAGGGCTTCACCAATAAAGAAGGGCAACCCCAACCCTTGATTATTCAAAAGTCCGATGGGGGCTACAACTACGCAACCACGGATTTAGCCGCCCTTCGCTATCGCATTGACAAAGATCAAGCCGATTGGATAATTTACGTCACTGATGTTGGGCAGTCTACCCACTTTGCCCAGGTGTTTCAGGTGGCGCAGCGCGCCGGTTGGGTGCCGCCCCATGTAACATTAACCCATGTCCCCTTTGGCTTGGTACTGGGGGAAGATGGCAAACGCCTGAAAACCCGCTCAGGGGAAACGATTCGCCTCATCGATTTACTGACGGAGGCGATCGCCCGTAGTCGAGCAGATTTAGAGCAGCGTCTTGCTACCGAAGGTCGCACCGAGTCCCCTGAATTCATTGATACTGTGGCACGGGCGATCGGCATCGGTGCTGTCAAGTATGCAGATCTCAGCCAAAACCGCAACAGCAACTACGTCTTTAGCTACGACAAGATGCTCTCTTTACAGGGCAACACTGCGCCCTACCTCCTCTATGCCTATGTGCGTGTCCAAGGCCTCACACGGCGCGGCGACATTGATTGGTGTACCCTCTCACCAGATAGCCCCCTATTGCTAGAGGATGAGACGGAGCAACACCTTGCCAAGCACCTTGTGCAACTCGAGGAAACCCTTGACCTTGTTAGCACGGAGCTATTGCCCAACCGCCTCTGCCAATACCTCTTTGAACTCAGCCAGCTTTTCAACCAGTTCTACGATCGCTGCCCTATCCTCTCGGCTCCTCAGCCAACGAAGCAATCCCGTCTCACCCTTGCCTATCTCACTGCTCAAACACTGAAACTAGGGCTATCCCTCCTGGGGATTCCAGTTTTGGATCGCATTTAG
- the petN gene encoding cytochrome b6-f complex subunit PetN, producing the protein MDIITLGWVGVLSVFTLSIAFVVWGRHGM; encoded by the coding sequence ATGGATATTATCACGCTCGGTTGGGTGGGTGTTCTCAGTGTCTTTACGCTCTCGATCGCCTTTGTGGTCTGGGGTCGCCACGGCATGTAA
- a CDS encoding ankyrin repeat domain-containing protein, giving the protein MMQRMTAIETAIEQGDLAAIQEAIANGLEIPAEALALAAELGHIQIVEALMAAGADVNQGDSEGWTPLMAAAGGGHTAIVEKLLAAGANVNAQTVFGLTPLMAAAAKGQTATVKQLIAAGADLNAKDQNSWTALVWALDGKHADVVAVIKAARAHSLGP; this is encoded by the coding sequence ATGATGCAGCGGATGACAGCCATTGAAACCGCCATTGAGCAAGGAGACCTGGCCGCGATTCAGGAGGCGATCGCCAACGGCCTTGAAATCCCAGCCGAGGCCTTGGCACTGGCAGCAGAACTGGGTCACATCCAGATTGTGGAGGCCTTGATGGCCGCAGGTGCAGATGTCAACCAAGGGGACAGTGAGGGTTGGACACCATTGATGGCTGCAGCCGGTGGAGGACATACCGCCATTGTGGAGAAACTCCTAGCAGCCGGTGCCAATGTCAATGCTCAAACGGTCTTTGGTCTGACCCCCTTAATGGCCGCAGCGGCGAAGGGACAAACGGCGACGGTTAAACAACTGATTGCCGCCGGTGCAGATCTCAACGCCAAGGACCAGAATTCTTGGACGGCTCTGGTGTGGGCGCTAGACGGGAAACATGCCGACGTGGTGGCAGTCATTAAAGCCGCTCGCGCACACTCTTTGGGACCATGA
- a CDS encoding cyclic nucleotide-binding domain-containing protein, which produces MTKYLGLFLAAAPASILIAQVARTQRLWVAFIEAVQIMGIVAIAILADWLLLNLGIHQLQQRLHQKASQQSQPWLSLGASLLRLTLRILLWSFVLSWILQSAQSLSPWHERIDSTIQFLLKRVTVVFNTPFMELGRTKITLNFLFLILFLSFGVIFISHWVSEWLKSRILVQLRVDRGNQETITRVVSYSLSFIGFIVVLQTAGIDLSSLTVLAGVLGIGFGFGLQNLASNFISGLVILLEHPIKVGDFIEVDGLLGTVEKISIRATIIRTNDSQYVIVPNNRFIEKNVVNWSYGSPDSRIHIPVSVAYGSDTVLVTEALLSAARQDPRVLLTPPPSVWFRGFGESAYLFELLVWINRPQDSEPIKSALNFLIEQELRQRQIEVPFPQLDLRLRDLGELRSLAHYYHRCAASVPQTSAVTAPAAPEMAKAEPSLTNLLRNISCFSRCSNAELQMLIELGNREFYTVGEVICREGDPGDAFYIILEGSVEVRSEQLNQILATLYEGEFFGEIAVLTGMPRSATVRALEETVLFVVHRAAVQRLLQAHPQLAEEIARELAVRQQVLQELGLVNSQEIKSLPPLHWIRHRLKTLFDV; this is translated from the coding sequence ATGACGAAGTACCTCGGTTTATTTTTAGCAGCAGCCCCTGCGAGCATTCTGATTGCCCAAGTGGCCCGAACTCAACGGCTGTGGGTCGCCTTTATTGAAGCCGTTCAAATTATGGGGATTGTCGCTATTGCGATCCTCGCTGACTGGCTGCTGTTGAACTTGGGAATTCATCAACTGCAACAGCGGCTCCACCAAAAAGCCAGCCAACAATCCCAGCCTTGGCTCTCCCTTGGCGCTAGTCTACTGCGCCTGACACTAAGAATTTTACTTTGGTCATTTGTTTTATCTTGGATTCTGCAATCGGCTCAAAGTCTTTCCCCTTGGCATGAGCGCATCGATAGCACAATTCAGTTTCTTCTCAAGCGGGTGACAGTGGTGTTTAACACCCCCTTTATGGAGTTGGGGCGCACCAAAATTACCCTCAACTTTCTCTTTTTAATTCTCTTTCTATCCTTTGGGGTAATCTTTATCTCCCACTGGGTGAGTGAGTGGCTCAAGAGTCGAATTCTCGTGCAGTTGCGGGTGGATCGCGGTAACCAAGAAACCATCACCCGTGTGGTTAGCTATAGTCTCAGTTTTATTGGCTTTATTGTTGTCCTGCAAACCGCAGGCATTGACCTCAGCTCCCTCACCGTGTTGGCAGGGGTTTTGGGAATCGGTTTTGGTTTTGGTTTGCAAAACCTTGCCAGTAACTTTATTAGTGGTTTAGTGATTTTGCTGGAACACCCAATTAAAGTGGGTGACTTTATCGAAGTGGATGGCCTCCTGGGCACGGTGGAGAAAATCTCAATTCGCGCCACAATCATTCGCACGAATGATAGCCAGTACGTGATTGTTCCCAACAACCGCTTTATTGAAAAGAATGTCGTCAACTGGAGTTACGGTAGCCCCGATAGCCGCATCCATATCCCCGTAAGTGTTGCCTACGGCAGTGATACGGTTCTAGTCACCGAAGCACTCCTGAGTGCTGCCCGTCAGGATCCGCGCGTCCTACTAACCCCACCCCCTAGCGTTTGGTTTCGTGGTTTTGGGGAGAGTGCCTATCTCTTTGAATTGCTGGTCTGGATTAACCGCCCCCAGGATTCTGAACCCATTAAAAGTGCCCTCAATTTTCTCATTGAGCAGGAACTACGGCAGCGGCAGATTGAAGTGCCCTTTCCCCAGTTAGATCTGCGGTTGCGGGACTTGGGGGAACTGCGCTCCTTGGCTCATTATTACCACCGTTGTGCAGCCAGTGTACCTCAAACTTCAGCGGTGACTGCGCCAGCCGCTCCCGAAATGGCCAAAGCAGAACCCTCCCTTACTAATTTACTGCGCAATATCAGTTGTTTTTCCCGCTGCTCCAATGCAGAATTGCAAATGCTGATTGAGTTGGGCAATCGCGAATTTTATACTGTAGGGGAAGTTATCTGCCGTGAGGGGGATCCAGGGGATGCCTTTTACATCATCCTTGAAGGATCCGTCGAAGTCCGCTCCGAGCAATTGAATCAGATTTTAGCTACCCTCTATGAGGGGGAATTTTTTGGTGAAATTGCCGTGCTTACGGGGATGCCGCGATCGGCCACGGTACGCGCCTTAGAAGAAACAGTTCTATTTGTGGTCCATCGTGCAGCGGTGCAGCGACTGCTGCAGGCCCACCCCCAATTGGCGGAAGAGATTGCCCGCGAGCTCGCAGTACGACAACAGGTCCTCCAAGAGCTGGGCCTAGTGAACTCCCAAGAAATTAAAAGCCTGCCCCCTTTGCATTGGATTCGCCACCGTTTGAAAACCCTCTTTGATGTTTAG